The following nucleotide sequence is from Actinomycetes bacterium.
AGCGTTCATCGCGTCCCCTCGTTATCAGCCACGGAGCAATCGTTCGGCTTCCCGCCAGAATTTGTCGAAGGACGGGGACTTCTCCCGCGCCGCCTTCATGTCGAAGACCGCGGCGAACGCGGCTTGATCGGAGGTCTCCTTGTAGGGCCTACCTGCCCTCTTCGCTCCGAGCCACTCCTTGGCTCCCCGGATCGCTTCAGGGTCCTGTGGCGCCTCGAGCACCTCAGGGAGCTCACGGTGCCCCGCGAGCGACGGTGCGGCTGCCAGGAACCATGCCTCGAACTCGCGGTTTGCAAGCACTACGGCCACCCTGCCGTCGGGCTGCGCCGTCATGGTTCTCACCAACAGCTCCGGAGCAAGGTCGGCCGGGCAGTCGTCGTCCGCGTCGATGAGCAGGAGTACGCCACCCGTACCTGTCACTCGGTTTCCTTGGATCCGCGCCACTTCCTCCAGTATGCCTGGCCTGAGCAGAGCGGAACGGTTGACGCGATACGGAGACGGTACGACCAAGTAGACGCCCGGGTCCACCTCGGCCGCGACCCTGCGAAGGAGAAGCGGAAGCGCCTGCACCTCACCGTGGCCTTCGACGATGCATGCGATCGTCGCCTTCCTCGTGTTGGGCATCACCCGCGCACCGGGGAGGACTCGGTTGCAGCCGGCATGTCGGGGCTGATCTGGCCCGCCCGCAGCAGCTCCCCGGCGGTGAATCGGCGCTCGCGGAGTGCCCGCAGGCTCGCCGGGTTCACATCGCCGATGACCGTTAGCCCCCGCACGCTGGCGACTGCGCGCACGATCGAAGGGTCGAGGTCGTCACGGTCGAGCAGGTCGGCGCTCTGGCTCGTCACGAGGACCTGCACCTGCTCGCTCGCCTCGGTCAACGCGTCGAACAAGACCCCGGCCGCTGCCGGGTGCAAGGCGACCTCGGGTTCCTCGATGCCGACCAGCGAGATCCGGCCGTCGAGGACGGCCGGTTGGAACAGCGCCGCCAACGCGGCAGCTGCGCGGATCGTCCCGTCCGACACCGCATCGGGGCCGAACACCACCGGGTCGCCGTCAAGCCCCGTCCGGTTGTGTACCTCGACGGTCACGTAGCTGCCTTCGAAGCGTCGGTCGACACTCTCCAGGTCGGGTGCGATGGCACCCATGTAGCTGTCGACACGCTGCTTCACCGCAGGAAACTCGTCCGCGATGGCGCCAAGGACATCGCCGAGATGCTCACCGCTCGCGCCAAGCGGCGCCCCCACCGACTGGGGCTCAAGCTGCCGCAGCGACTCGGCCGCGAAGTTGTAGAACGACATGCCCGAAAGAAGCCCAGCCAACGGAGCGAAGTCCGGGCGGGCGCTCGCCGCCTGCAGGTACAGCCGGTCCGGCGCAACCTCGAGCGGCCCGGAGGTCAGCGACGGGTCCGACACCTGCCCGCGGTCGGCGCGGAAGCCGATCTCCTTGTCGTTCCATCGCAGCCTGCACTCCTCCCACACGATCTCGAAGGGGCGTTGGCCTCGCTGTTGCCTCGGGGCGATCTCGAAACCGTACGTGCCGCGCGCCCACTGCTCCGGCGTCGGTCCCCATGGCACGGTGACGTCGAGCGTGATGCCGAATGACCCCGTCGGCTCGGGCACCCGCCGCAGGATCTCCGGAAGCCCGCCACGGGAGTCGATCGCCTGGTACGGCGTGGTTGCCACGGCGTCGGCGACGAATGCGAGCGCGTCCAGGAAATTGCTCTTGCCCACCCCGTTCGGCCCGACCAGCACGGTAAGCGGTCCAAGCCGCACATCGCACGCGGCAATGCTCTTGTAGTTGGCCACCTGGACCCGATTGACCCAAGGAATCGGCCTCGCAATCACGCGGTCACCCGCCTCGCCGTCGTCACATCCATCTGCCCCGTCACCGCCGCCGTGATCAGCGCCTGCCTCCGCTCCGCAAGCAGGGCAAGTTGGGTATCAATTGCCGTTCGAAGCTCGCTCACCTGTGCACGGCGTTCATCGATCAGGTCAGCCAGCCGCCGCTGCTCTAAAA
It contains:
- a CDS encoding DUF4276 family protein gives rise to the protein MPNTRKATIACIVEGHGEVQALPLLLRRVAAEVDPGVYLVVPSPYRVNRSALLRPGILEEVARIQGNRVTGTGGVLLLIDADDDCPADLAPELLVRTMTAQPDGRVAVVLANREFEAWFLAAAPSLAGHRELPEVLEAPQDPEAIRGAKEWLGAKRAGRPYKETSDQAAFAAVFDMKAAREKSPSFDKFWREAERLLRG
- a CDS encoding AAA family ATPase codes for the protein MANYKSIAACDVRLGPLTVLVGPNGVGKSNFLDALAFVADAVATTPYQAIDSRGGLPEILRRVPEPTGSFGITLDVTVPWGPTPEQWARGTYGFEIAPRQQRGQRPFEIVWEECRLRWNDKEIGFRADRGQVSDPSLTSGPLEVAPDRLYLQAASARPDFAPLAGLLSGMSFYNFAAESLRQLEPQSVGAPLGASGEHLGDVLGAIADEFPAVKQRVDSYMGAIAPDLESVDRRFEGSYVTVEVHNRTGLDGDPVVFGPDAVSDGTIRAAAALAALFQPAVLDGRISLVGIEEPEVALHPAAAGVLFDALTEASEQVQVLVTSQSADLLDRDDLDPSIVRAVASVRGLTVIGDVNPASLRALRERRFTAGELLRAGQISPDMPAATESSPVRG